A part of Solicola gregarius genomic DNA contains:
- a CDS encoding TerC family protein, with the protein MDVTTAEWLITVGVTVAVLLFDVVIVARRPHEPTIKECVIALSVYIGLALLFGIWVTSFHGHDYGVQFFAGWLTEYSLSIDNLFVFIIIMSALNVPRKYQQEALLVGIILALIFRGIFIALGKVAIDNFSWVFYIFGAFLVYTAYTLVKSYRSHDDEEYKENRLIVFARTHLNATDEYHGLKLFIKQNGKRMITPMFIVIVALGSTDIMFALDSIPAIYGLTQEAYIVFTANVFALMGLRQLYFLLGDMLQKLVYLSLGLSFILAFIGVKLVLHALHENELPFINGGEPLDVPEIDTLVSLGVIIVTLAVTAVASLLKSRNQAEIQ; encoded by the coding sequence GTGGATGTCACTACAGCCGAGTGGCTCATCACGGTGGGTGTCACCGTGGCCGTACTCCTGTTCGACGTCGTCATCGTCGCTCGCCGCCCGCACGAGCCGACGATCAAGGAATGCGTCATCGCGCTGTCGGTGTACATCGGCCTGGCGTTGCTCTTCGGCATCTGGGTGACGTCGTTCCACGGGCACGACTACGGCGTCCAGTTCTTCGCGGGCTGGCTCACCGAGTACAGCCTGTCGATCGACAACCTGTTCGTCTTCATCATCATCATGTCGGCCCTGAATGTGCCCCGGAAGTACCAGCAGGAGGCGCTGCTCGTCGGGATCATCCTGGCGCTGATCTTCCGCGGGATCTTCATCGCGCTCGGCAAGGTCGCGATCGACAACTTCTCCTGGGTCTTCTACATCTTCGGCGCGTTCCTCGTGTACACCGCGTACACGTTGGTGAAGAGCTACCGGAGCCACGATGACGAGGAGTACAAGGAGAACCGGCTCATCGTCTTCGCGCGTACGCACCTGAACGCGACCGACGAGTACCACGGGCTCAAGCTGTTCATCAAGCAGAACGGCAAGCGGATGATCACGCCGATGTTCATCGTGATCGTCGCGCTCGGCTCGACCGACATCATGTTCGCGCTCGACTCGATCCCCGCGATCTACGGGCTGACGCAGGAGGCGTACATCGTCTTCACCGCGAACGTGTTCGCCCTGATGGGGCTCCGCCAGCTGTACTTCCTGCTCGGCGACATGCTGCAGAAGCTGGTGTACCTGTCGCTGGGGCTCTCGTTCATCCTCGCCTTCATCGGCGTCAAGCTCGTGCTGCACGCACTGCACGAGAACGAGCTGCCGTTCATCAACGGTGGCGAGCCCCTCGACGTACCCGAGATCGACACCCTGGTCAGTCTCGGCGTGATCATCGTCACGCTTGCCGTGACGGCCGTCGCGAGCCTTCTCAAGTCGCGCAACCAGGCCGAGATCCAGTAG
- the soxR gene encoding redox-sensitive transcriptional activator SoxR, whose amino-acid sequence MLTPGQVAARSGVAVSALHFYERQELIASVRTSGNQRRYSRDILRRVAFIRVSQRVGIPLAEIRDALDTLPDGKTPGRREWARLSQSWRTKLDERIEQLERLRDDLTDCIGCGCLSLSRCTLYNPHDALGAEGSGPRRLDVDAVHRRARTS is encoded by the coding sequence ATGCTCACTCCTGGACAGGTCGCGGCGCGCAGCGGTGTCGCCGTCTCCGCCCTCCACTTCTACGAGCGGCAGGAGCTCATCGCCAGCGTTCGTACGAGCGGCAACCAACGGCGGTACTCGCGAGACATCCTGCGCCGGGTCGCCTTCATCCGCGTCTCGCAGCGGGTGGGTATCCCGCTCGCCGAGATTCGCGATGCACTCGACACGCTGCCGGACGGCAAGACACCGGGCCGCCGCGAGTGGGCACGGCTCTCACAGTCGTGGCGTACGAAGCTGGATGAGCGGATCGAACAGCTCGAGCGGCTCCGTGACGACCTGACCGACTGCATCGGCTGCGGCTGTCTCTCCCTCAGCCGCTGCACGCTCTACAACCCGCACGACGCGCTCGGCGCGGAAGGCTCCGGACCGCGCCGACTCGACGTCGACGCGGTGCACCGGAGGGCGCGGACCTCCTGA
- a CDS encoding S49 family peptidase: protein MKPSRRALDRLPFLDRTGPPLVIEVDLTRGLVDHPPSDPFSALRGRNTPLLSETIAGLRYAATDAAVAGAIVTVSETVTIAQAEELGAALEAFARSGKPTVATATSFGELGPGTVPYYLALHTDSIWLQPSGGVALMGVALEVMTLRGVLDKVDAEPQLGQRHEFKTAAEMIMSHEISGSNREMTRRIADSVVERIAAVASRRRGVDADSFAAAMDAAPVPAPIALERGLVDHLGYRADAYAHARREWGADGEITLHYAHRYARHRANRPAEQLARRRRPKVGVVAVTGGISTGRNGGGPLGGRACGSESVCAALRLATEDDSLEALVLRVDSPGGSYVASDAIRHAVQAFRHTGRPVVASMGGVAASGGYFVSMPCDAIVALPATLTGSIGVLGGKIALGRTFQRIGVTREAIGSGVHSTMFSPTTTFDDAQWAKVNDWLDEVYADFTTKAAEDRGMDVGVLEPLARGRVWTGADALERGLVDELGGLRTALDAAATRAGLDPDRTRAVPVPHVSPLQRLIPSESSESPGDAVATSPEGMLVGVARAAGLEVPGVLSLPWRLTVR, encoded by the coding sequence ATGAAGCCGAGTCGCCGCGCACTGGACCGACTGCCGTTCCTCGACCGGACCGGGCCCCCGCTGGTGATCGAGGTCGACCTGACGCGCGGGCTGGTCGACCATCCGCCGTCGGACCCGTTCTCCGCACTGCGCGGCCGCAACACGCCGTTGTTGTCCGAGACGATCGCGGGTCTTCGGTACGCCGCGACCGACGCAGCGGTCGCCGGGGCGATCGTCACGGTGTCGGAGACGGTGACGATCGCACAGGCGGAGGAGCTCGGCGCCGCCCTCGAGGCCTTCGCACGCTCCGGCAAACCCACGGTCGCCACCGCGACCAGCTTCGGTGAGCTCGGCCCCGGAACCGTTCCGTACTATCTCGCCCTGCACACCGACTCGATCTGGCTCCAGCCCAGCGGCGGCGTCGCGTTGATGGGTGTCGCCCTCGAGGTCATGACGCTGCGCGGCGTACTCGACAAGGTCGATGCCGAACCCCAGCTCGGTCAGCGGCACGAGTTCAAGACGGCTGCCGAGATGATCATGTCGCACGAGATCTCCGGGTCGAACCGCGAGATGACCCGCCGGATCGCCGACTCCGTCGTCGAGCGCATTGCCGCGGTGGCGAGTCGGCGGCGCGGAGTCGATGCCGACTCGTTCGCCGCCGCGATGGACGCCGCGCCGGTGCCTGCGCCCATCGCGCTCGAGCGGGGACTCGTCGACCATCTCGGGTACCGCGCGGACGCGTACGCGCATGCTCGTCGCGAGTGGGGCGCCGACGGCGAGATCACCCTGCACTACGCACACCGGTACGCGCGCCACCGTGCCAATCGGCCCGCGGAGCAGCTGGCTCGTCGCCGGAGGCCGAAGGTCGGTGTCGTCGCGGTGACCGGCGGCATCTCCACCGGCCGCAATGGGGGCGGCCCACTCGGCGGACGCGCTTGCGGCTCCGAGTCGGTGTGCGCGGCCCTCCGGCTCGCAACCGAGGACGACTCGCTCGAGGCGCTCGTCCTGCGGGTCGACAGTCCGGGTGGCTCGTATGTCGCATCCGACGCGATCCGGCATGCAGTGCAGGCATTTCGACATACGGGCCGGCCCGTTGTGGCCTCGATGGGCGGCGTCGCGGCGTCGGGCGGGTACTTCGTGTCGATGCCGTGCGATGCGATCGTCGCGCTGCCGGCGACGCTGACCGGGTCGATCGGGGTGCTGGGCGGCAAGATTGCGCTCGGGCGCACCTTCCAGCGCATCGGCGTCACCCGCGAGGCCATCGGGTCGGGCGTGCACTCGACGATGTTCAGCCCGACGACGACGTTCGACGATGCGCAATGGGCCAAGGTGAACGACTGGCTCGACGAGGTGTACGCCGACTTCACGACCAAGGCGGCCGAGGATCGCGGAATGGACGTGGGCGTGCTGGAGCCGCTCGCGCGCGGGCGGGTCTGGACCGGCGCCGATGCCCTCGAGCGCGGTCTCGTCGACGAGCTCGGCGGGCTACGTACTGCCCTCGACGCCGCGGCGACGCGCGCCGGCCTCGATCCCGACCGGACCCGCGCCGTGCCGGTGCCGCACGTGTCGCCGCTGCAACGGCTGATCCCTTCGGAGTCGAGTGAGTCACCGGGAGATGCCGTCGCGACCTCGCCCGAAGGGATGCTCGTCGGTGTCGCGCGCGCGGCGGGCCTCGAGGTGCCGGGCGTACTGTCGCTCCCCTGGCGCCTGACGGTGCGCTGA
- a CDS encoding serine hydrolase: MSEGIARAEHASASLATEHDATISVWMGALDGTPRLVRDAGHEHPAASTLKLPLLVAVHRAAEEGRLHLDDELAVHEEFASTVDGRSFRNTADYDNDPAPWARLGERATIGWLTERSIVLSSNLATNLLIERIGIDAVNDVYDAAGAKAARLRRPIQDEPASDAGIFNTATAADLAQVLVALCGGRLLPPARTAEVERVLAACETNDAIPAGLPPGTYIAHKTGWIDEACHDVGIVRPAGEEPFILSIFTGAELDDPAAHRLVARVAAECWAARSDY; encoded by the coding sequence ATGAGCGAAGGCATCGCTAGAGCCGAGCACGCGAGCGCGTCGCTCGCAACCGAGCACGACGCGACCATCTCGGTCTGGATGGGCGCGCTCGACGGCACCCCCAGGCTCGTACGCGATGCCGGGCACGAGCATCCGGCGGCAAGCACGCTCAAGCTGCCACTGCTCGTCGCAGTGCACCGGGCGGCCGAGGAGGGCCGGCTGCACCTCGACGACGAGCTGGCGGTGCACGAGGAGTTCGCGTCGACCGTCGACGGGCGATCGTTTCGCAACACCGCCGACTACGACAACGATCCGGCGCCGTGGGCTCGCCTCGGTGAGCGCGCGACGATCGGGTGGCTCACCGAGCGCTCGATCGTGCTGTCCAGCAATCTCGCCACGAACCTGCTGATCGAACGCATCGGTATCGACGCGGTCAACGACGTGTACGACGCGGCGGGCGCGAAGGCGGCCCGGTTGCGCCGGCCGATCCAGGACGAGCCGGCTAGTGACGCAGGGATCTTCAACACCGCGACGGCCGCCGACCTCGCCCAGGTGCTGGTGGCGCTGTGCGGTGGGCGGTTGCTGCCGCCCGCACGTACGGCCGAGGTGGAGCGGGTCCTCGCGGCGTGCGAGACCAACGACGCCATCCCGGCCGGGCTCCCGCCCGGTACGTACATCGCGCACAAGACCGGCTGGATCGACGAGGCCTGCCACGATGTCGGCATCGTGCGACCGGCGGGCGAGGAGCCGTTCATCCTGTCGATCTTCACCGGCGCCGAGCTCGACGATCCCGCGGCGCACCGGCTGGTCGCGCGCGTCGCCGCCGAGTGCTGGGCGGCGCGCTCGGACTACTAG
- a CDS encoding APC family permease: MSETSAASEQQQPELRRVMGPKLLLLFIVGDILGTGVYALTGQVAGEVGGAAWLPFLVAFAIAMVTAFSYLELVTKYPQAAGAALYTHKAFGLHFVTFLVCFTVMCSGITSASTAAKTVADNFAVGFDLDISDNVLMLIALLFMAIVAAVNFRGVAESVKANVVLTMIELSGLLLVIMVGFWAMAGGDADFSRVVAFDTAEDKSVFLSVTAATSLAFFAMVGFEDSVNMAEETHDPARTFPKIMLTGLTITGIIYILVSICAVAVVPVGVLTESPTPLVEVVQRGAPDIPIDDIFPFITIFAVANSALINMLMASRLLYGMANQAVLPPFLGKVHRTRRTPWASILFTTAIAFGLIIYVSNASDDAVSVLGGTTALLLLGVFTVVNIAVLVLRRDTLDRQHFRAPTALPIIGAIACAFFVTPYTDRDGEQYEVAGLLLAVGVVLWVITWLVNRAIRAQRTYFKDPTDL; this comes from the coding sequence ATGAGCGAGACCAGCGCGGCATCGGAGCAGCAGCAGCCGGAACTCAGGCGGGTCATGGGTCCGAAGCTCCTGTTGCTCTTCATCGTCGGCGACATCCTCGGTACCGGCGTCTACGCGCTCACCGGTCAGGTGGCGGGCGAGGTCGGTGGCGCGGCCTGGCTGCCGTTCCTCGTCGCATTCGCGATCGCGATGGTCACGGCCTTCTCGTACCTCGAGCTGGTCACGAAGTACCCACAAGCTGCCGGCGCGGCCCTCTATACCCACAAGGCGTTCGGGCTCCACTTCGTCACGTTCCTGGTGTGCTTCACCGTGATGTGCTCGGGCATCACGTCCGCGTCGACGGCGGCGAAGACCGTCGCCGACAACTTCGCCGTCGGGTTCGACCTCGACATCTCCGACAACGTGCTGATGCTGATCGCGCTGCTGTTCATGGCGATCGTCGCCGCCGTGAACTTCCGCGGCGTAGCCGAGAGCGTGAAGGCGAACGTCGTGCTGACCATGATCGAGCTGTCCGGCCTGCTGCTGGTGATCATGGTCGGCTTCTGGGCGATGGCCGGCGGCGACGCCGACTTCTCACGTGTCGTTGCGTTCGACACCGCAGAGGACAAGAGCGTCTTCCTCTCGGTGACCGCCGCGACCTCGCTCGCGTTCTTCGCGATGGTCGGCTTCGAGGACTCCGTGAACATGGCGGAGGAGACCCACGATCCGGCGCGTACGTTCCCGAAGATCATGCTCACCGGGCTCACCATCACCGGCATCATCTACATCCTGGTCTCGATATGTGCCGTTGCCGTCGTACCGGTCGGCGTCCTGACCGAGAGCCCGACGCCGTTGGTCGAGGTGGTCCAGCGCGGCGCACCGGACATCCCGATCGACGACATCTTCCCGTTCATCACGATCTTCGCCGTAGCGAACTCCGCACTGATCAACATGCTGATGGCGAGCAGGCTGTTGTACGGCATGGCGAACCAAGCCGTCCTGCCACCGTTCCTGGGCAAGGTCCACCGCACCCGGCGTACGCCGTGGGCGTCCATCCTGTTCACCACCGCGATCGCGTTCGGCCTGATCATCTACGTGTCGAACGCGAGCGACGACGCCGTGAGCGTACTCGGCGGCACGACCGCCCTCCTCCTGCTCGGCGTCTTCACCGTGGTCAACATCGCCGTGCTCGTCCTGCGCCGAGACACCCTCGACCGCCAGCACTTCCGCGCACCGACCGCGCTACCGATCATCGGCGCGATCGCGTGCGCCTTCTTCGTGACCCCGTACACCGACCGCGACGGCGAGCAGTACGAGGTCGCGGGCCTGCTGCTGGCGGTCGGCGTCGTCCTGTGGGTCATCACCTGGTTGGTGAACCGCGCCATCCGCGCCCAGCGCACCTACTTCAAGGATCCGACCGACCTATGA
- the uvrB gene encoding excinuclease ABC subunit UvrB: MRPVTELARQVAPMRVVSDYEPSGDQPRAIEQLSERIGADAKDSVLLGATGTGKTATVAWLAERLQRPVLVLQPNKTLAAQFANELRDLFPDNAVEYFVSYYDYYQPEAYVPQTDTYIEKDSSINDEVERLRHSATWSLLTRRDVIVVATVSCIYGLGSADEYINRMIHLEVGADRDRDELLRTLVQAQYTRNDLNTTRGNFRVRGDTLEIFPVYQELAVRVEFFGDEIERLMTLHPLTGEVLSDEKQLYVGAATHYAVGPEVMERAIGGIEQELGERLSELEGQGKLLEAQRLRMRTSYDIEMMRQVGSCSGIENYSLHMDGRERGSAPNCLLDYFPEDFLLVIDESHVTVPQIGGMYEGDMSRKRTLVDHGFRLPSAMDNRPLRWEEFLQRIGQTVYLSATPGPYELEQSHGEIVEQIIRPTGLVDPEVIVKPTKGQIDDLIGQIRERVERKERILVTTLTKKMSEDLTDYLLEAGIRTRYLHSEVDTLRRVELLRELRMGEYDVLVGINLLREGLDLPEVSLVAILDADKEGFLRSGRSLIQTIGRAARNVSGQVIMYADQITASMEQALDETNRRRQVQQDYNTEHGIDPQPLRKRIGDITDMLAREDAEIEELVGGSGRSQSRGKGAVLTPALGPSFNRDTASMPAAELADLIQELNEQMHLAAAELQFEVAARIRDEIGDLKKELRSMINAGA; this comes from the coding sequence ATGAGACCAGTGACCGAGCTCGCGCGCCAGGTGGCGCCGATGCGTGTGGTGTCCGACTACGAGCCTTCCGGCGACCAGCCGCGCGCGATCGAGCAGCTCTCCGAGCGCATCGGCGCGGACGCCAAGGACTCCGTGCTGCTGGGCGCCACGGGCACCGGCAAGACGGCGACCGTCGCCTGGCTCGCCGAGCGCTTGCAGCGGCCGGTTCTGGTGCTCCAACCCAACAAGACACTCGCCGCCCAGTTCGCGAACGAGCTGCGCGACCTCTTCCCGGACAACGCCGTCGAGTACTTCGTCTCCTACTACGACTACTACCAGCCCGAGGCGTACGTACCGCAGACCGACACCTACATCGAGAAGGACTCGTCGATCAACGACGAGGTCGAGCGACTGCGGCACTCGGCGACGTGGAGCCTGCTGACCCGGCGCGACGTGATCGTGGTCGCGACCGTCTCGTGCATCTACGGGCTGGGTTCGGCCGACGAGTACATCAATCGCATGATCCACCTGGAGGTCGGCGCCGATCGTGACCGCGACGAGCTGCTCCGAACGCTCGTGCAGGCGCAGTACACCCGCAACGACCTCAACACGACGCGCGGCAACTTCCGCGTCCGCGGCGACACCCTGGAGATCTTCCCGGTCTACCAGGAGCTGGCGGTTCGGGTGGAGTTCTTCGGCGACGAGATCGAGCGCCTGATGACCCTGCATCCGCTCACCGGCGAGGTGCTCTCCGACGAGAAGCAGCTGTACGTCGGCGCCGCCACGCACTACGCGGTCGGGCCCGAGGTGATGGAGCGGGCGATCGGGGGGATCGAGCAGGAGCTCGGCGAGCGGCTGAGCGAGCTCGAGGGCCAGGGCAAGCTGCTCGAGGCGCAGCGGCTGCGCATGCGCACCTCGTACGACATCGAGATGATGCGCCAGGTCGGCAGCTGCTCGGGCATCGAGAATTACTCGCTGCACATGGACGGTCGTGAGCGCGGCAGCGCCCCGAACTGCCTGCTCGACTACTTTCCGGAAGACTTCCTGCTCGTCATCGACGAGTCGCATGTGACGGTGCCGCAGATCGGCGGCATGTACGAAGGCGACATGTCCCGCAAGCGGACCCTCGTCGACCACGGGTTCCGACTGCCGAGCGCGATGGACAACCGACCGTTGCGATGGGAGGAGTTCCTGCAGCGCATCGGCCAGACCGTCTACCTGTCGGCGACTCCGGGCCCGTACGAGCTCGAGCAGTCCCACGGCGAGATAGTCGAGCAGATCATTCGGCCGACCGGCCTGGTCGACCCGGAGGTGATCGTGAAGCCGACCAAGGGCCAGATCGACGATCTGATCGGTCAGATCCGCGAGCGGGTCGAGCGCAAGGAGCGGATCCTCGTCACCACGCTGACGAAGAAGATGTCCGAGGACCTCACCGACTACCTCCTCGAGGCCGGCATCCGCACGCGATACCTGCACAGCGAGGTCGACACGCTGCGGCGCGTCGAGCTGCTCCGCGAGCTGCGCATGGGCGAGTACGACGTGCTCGTCGGGATCAACCTGCTGCGCGAGGGCCTCGATCTACCAGAGGTGAGCCTGGTGGCGATCCTCGATGCCGACAAGGAGGGCTTCCTGCGCTCGGGCAGGTCGCTGATCCAGACGATCGGTCGCGCCGCGCGCAACGTCTCGGGTCAGGTGATCATGTACGCCGACCAGATAACCGCCTCGATGGAGCAGGCGCTCGATGAGACGAACCGGCGACGCCAGGTGCAGCAGGACTACAACACCGAGCACGGCATCGACCCGCAGCCGCTGCGCAAACGCATCGGCGACATCACCGACATGCTCGCCCGCGAGGATGCCGAGATCGAGGAGCTCGTCGGCGGGTCCGGCCGATCGCAGTCGCGCGGCAAGGGTGCCGTCCTTACACCGGCGCTCGGGCCGTCGTTCAACCGCGATACGGCGAGCATGCCGGCCGCTGAGCTCGCCGACCTGATCCAGGAGCTCAACGAGCAGATGCACCTCGCGGCCGCCGAGCTGCAGTTCGAGGTAGCCGCCCGGATCCGCGATGAGATCGGCGACCTGAAGAAGGAGCTCCGGTCGATGATCAACGCGGGCGCGTAA
- a CDS encoding enolase C-terminal domain-like protein produces MPTRGGRHARPSRSSERFEDARLEIELIEQPVAAADLDGLAWVTDRVATPIMADESVHTTRDLIELIRRRAVDMINVKLAKCGGLHNARTLLEGARSHGVGTMVGSMMETHVGIGAAASLVAAYETTAVNDLDAAWWAAASPYAGGPRYDDATIILSREPGLGIREVHA; encoded by the coding sequence ATGCCAACCAGGGGTGGACGCCACGCGAGGCCGTCTCGGTCATCGGAGCGCTTCGAGGACGCTCGCCTCGAGATCGAGCTGATCGAGCAACCGGTCGCCGCCGCCGACCTCGACGGTCTCGCCTGGGTCACCGATCGCGTCGCGACGCCGATCATGGCCGACGAGAGCGTGCACACGACCCGCGATCTCATCGAGCTGATCCGCCGCCGCGCGGTCGACATGATCAACGTCAAGCTGGCGAAGTGCGGTGGCCTCCACAACGCGCGCACGCTCCTCGAGGGCGCCCGCAGCCACGGCGTCGGCACGATGGTCGGCTCGATGATGGAGACCCACGTAGGCATCGGCGCCGCCGCGAGCCTCGTCGCGGCGTACGAGACGACTGCGGTGAACGACCTCGACGCCGCATGGTGGGCGGCCGCATCGCCGTACGCCGGCGGGCCGCGCTACGACGACGCGACGATCATCCTCTCCCGCGAGCCCGGGCTCGGTATCCGCGAGGTGCACGCGTGA
- a CDS encoding MFS transporter, producing MSASVPGFTGHLPGSVGLRKLNTAMLAAGIAAFGTLYSTQALMPTLGDEFDVSATQASLTVSAATGALALAVVPMSVLAEAIGRTLLMRIGLCAVSALVFLSAVAPTFTTLVGARALIGIAVAAVIGVAMGHVGAEVNPRAVGAAMGLYVAGNSLGGIGGRLVSATVDDLLGWRVSQGAIGLVCVASLLVFWTNLPPSESESRDASARTIVRDLLRQLRNPALALLYLLPFLLMGGFVAMYNYLTFRLETAPFDLPSSVVSLVFLAYLSGTAASVVAGRLADRFGRPPVVCGAIVAMAAGLAVTVPDRLSTIIVGTVLFTTGFFAAHSAASGWVPRLAQRPTTIASAIYVLAYYAGSSVFGTSVGVAWSNGGWHATAAAVGVLATLALLAAVGVSLLARPRA from the coding sequence GTGAGCGCATCCGTACCCGGTTTCACCGGTCATCTGCCGGGTTCGGTCGGCTTACGGAAGCTCAACACGGCCATGCTCGCTGCCGGCATCGCCGCGTTCGGAACGCTCTACAGCACGCAGGCACTGATGCCGACGCTCGGCGACGAGTTCGACGTATCGGCGACCCAGGCGAGCCTCACCGTGTCGGCTGCCACCGGGGCGCTGGCACTCGCGGTCGTACCCATGAGCGTGCTCGCGGAGGCCATCGGGCGGACGCTGCTGATGCGGATCGGACTCTGCGCCGTCTCCGCCCTGGTGTTCCTGAGCGCGGTCGCGCCGACCTTCACCACCCTTGTCGGGGCCCGGGCATTGATCGGCATCGCTGTGGCGGCAGTCATCGGCGTCGCGATGGGCCACGTCGGTGCCGAGGTGAACCCGCGCGCCGTCGGTGCCGCGATGGGGCTGTACGTCGCCGGCAACTCACTCGGCGGGATCGGGGGTCGGCTCGTGTCTGCGACGGTCGACGACCTGCTGGGGTGGCGGGTCTCGCAGGGGGCCATCGGGCTCGTGTGCGTCGCCTCGCTGCTCGTGTTCTGGACCAATCTCCCGCCGTCGGAGTCGGAGTCGCGAGATGCGTCGGCGCGTACGATCGTCCGCGACCTCCTCCGCCAGCTTCGCAATCCCGCGCTCGCGCTGCTGTACCTGCTGCCGTTCCTGCTCATGGGCGGCTTCGTCGCGATGTACAACTACCTGACCTTCCGCCTCGAGACGGCACCGTTCGACCTGCCGAGCAGCGTCGTGTCACTGGTGTTCCTCGCGTACCTGTCGGGCACGGCCGCGTCCGTTGTGGCCGGCAGACTCGCCGACAGGTTCGGGCGGCCACCGGTCGTGTGCGGCGCAATCGTCGCGATGGCTGCGGGCCTCGCCGTCACCGTTCCCGACCGGCTGTCGACCATCATCGTGGGCACAGTGCTCTTCACCACCGGGTTCTTCGCTGCTCACTCGGCGGCGAGCGGCTGGGTCCCGCGGCTCGCGCAACGCCCGACGACGATCGCGAGCGCGATCTATGTCCTCGCGTACTACGCGGGTTCGAGCGTGTTCGGTACGAGCGTCGGCGTCGCCTGGTCCAACGGTGGCTGGCATGCCACCGCCGCGGCGGTCGGCGTACTCGCCACGCTCGCCCTGCTGGCGGCGGTCGGCGTGAGTCTCCTCGCGCGCCCCCGGGCGTGA
- a CDS encoding transglycosylase family protein, whose protein sequence is MSSTVSRNHSGMRRSVRVVSSTLAVGALVAGTMAVTTTTADAAKNRTWNRLAQCESGGRWHINSTYDGGLQFSPSTWRGYGGGKFAPYAYKAKRWEQIAIAQRVLRGQGWGAWPACSASLGLDHSDAVAPWEGRPRKVIKSFSGKNHGSANLYLHSMSGKKHKASAFTPLR, encoded by the coding sequence GTGTCTTCCACTGTTTCGCGCAACCACTCCGGTATGCGCCGCTCAGTCCGCGTCGTTTCGTCCACCCTCGCAGTCGGCGCTCTCGTCGCCGGCACGATGGCCGTGACGACGACTACGGCCGACGCCGCCAAGAACCGCACCTGGAACCGCCTCGCGCAGTGCGAGTCCGGTGGCCGCTGGCACATCAACTCGACGTACGACGGCGGGCTCCAGTTCAGCCCGTCGACCTGGCGCGGCTACGGCGGCGGCAAGTTCGCCCCCTACGCCTACAAGGCGAAGCGCTGGGAGCAGATCGCGATCGCCCAGCGCGTGCTGCGCGGCCAGGGCTGGGGTGCGTGGCCGGCCTGCTCGGCCTCGCTCGGCCTGGACCACTCCGACGCCGTCGCCCCGTGGGAGGGGCGCCCGCGCAAGGTGATCAAGTCGTTCTCGGGCAAGAACCACGGCTCCGCGAACCTCTACCTGCATTCGATGTCCGGCAAGAAGCACAAGGCCTCGGCGTTCACGCCGCTGCGCTGA
- a CDS encoding C40 family peptidase: protein MTTVISVPVTTVWKGPDAPRDVDAAIVARTPDPVAWNAALLAAPPSALHGRAETQALYGEPVRVVSERAGWVELVLPWQPSSADPAGYPGWVPAAHVSDTDPVDGPLAVVTTPTVTADDRELSYGTVLPETERGPAVVRLAGPDGPITAPTSAVARVPEPTDVRDVEALLTEARQFVGMRYVWGGTSGWGLDCSGFVHLVHRRAGVTVPRDAYDQIEAATRLDPTEASTGDLYFFGLTSRGITHVGFATNPAGAELAMLHAPDGDRSQHIEDAPMAPPRRADLAGAGRFIRH from the coding sequence GTGACCACGGTGATCTCAGTGCCCGTCACAACGGTCTGGAAAGGACCCGACGCGCCGCGCGACGTCGACGCCGCGATCGTCGCCCGGACACCCGACCCGGTCGCCTGGAACGCCGCCCTGCTCGCTGCGCCGCCGTCGGCCCTGCACGGCCGCGCCGAGACCCAGGCCCTCTACGGCGAGCCCGTGCGCGTCGTCTCCGAGCGCGCCGGCTGGGTCGAGCTGGTGCTTCCCTGGCAGCCGTCGTCGGCGGATCCCGCCGGCTATCCGGGGTGGGTGCCCGCAGCTCATGTGTCCGACACCGATCCCGTCGATGGCCCGTTGGCCGTCGTGACCACGCCCACCGTCACGGCCGACGACCGCGAGCTCTCGTACGGCACCGTGCTCCCCGAGACCGAGCGCGGACCCGCTGTCGTGCGACTGGCCGGACCGGACGGCCCCATTACGGCTCCGACGTCCGCGGTCGCACGCGTACCCGAGCCGACCGACGTACGCGACGTCGAGGCGCTGCTGACGGAGGCACGGCAGTTCGTCGGCATGCGGTACGTCTGGGGCGGCACGAGCGGATGGGGACTCGACTGCTCCGGATTCGTCCATCTCGTCCACCGCAGGGCGGGCGTCACGGTGCCGCGCGACGCGTACGACCAGATCGAAGCGGCGACCAGGCTCGACCCGACCGAGGCGTCGACGGGTGACCTCTACTTCTTCGGGCTGACGTCGCGCGGCATCACCCACGTGGGCTTCGCGACCAACCCGGCGGGCGCCGAGCTCGCGATGCTGCACGCGCCCGACGGCGACCGGTCACAGCACATCGAGGATGCGCCGATGGCGCCGCCGCGACGCGCCGACCTGGCCGGCGCCGGCAGGTTCATCCGGCACTGA